The sequence TCCATTATCTGTGAAATGTTCAACTGGATACCAGCCGCGGAATATATTTTGTAAATGGAATCTTTATCTGCTTTTTGAAGACTGCTTATTGACTTTTCAAAATAATATTGGGCACTGTCCAATTTTTGGGAGCGCCACATCAAAACACCAAAAAAATTATTTACATCTGATAATCTGTTATAGTCCTTTTCTTTGGATTTCAAGAAGTGGTATTGTGATTTTTTACACTGATGAGTGGCATCTACATATTTTCCAGCGAAATAATAACTACGCGTTAAGACGTAATATGCCTCACCAATTTCATTTTGGGTTGCATCGTTTACAGAAAGAATAGTTTGCAATGATTCTTGGGATGCCTCAAATGCTTTTTGAGTTTCACCCAAATCTTGATATAGGTAGGATAGATCGTGTAATGCTATATATTGAGCACGTTTGCTAGCGCCTAACTTCTTTAGATTTTCAAAAAAAGTTTCCGCTTGTTTAACAGCATTATACTGATTGCTTTTTAAAAGTGAAATCTGTCCCACATACTCGATGTACTGGGCGAGGGAATCTATTTGTTTCGCTTTTTTAAAAGTTTCAATTTGGGATTGAAGTTCGGAATCTGCCTGCTTAACCTGATCGTTTAAAAGGTAAGAGTCAATTAATGCTGTTCCTGTACTTAGTTTTTCTTGGGCACTTAATTTTGTTGGGGAGAGCAAAACGAAAAAAGCCATGAAAAAGCAAATTTTGTATTGTTGCCCCATTTTGGATTTTTTCTTAAATATAGCAATAAAATTTTATTCATTAACATTTCTTTAAGAATAATAGCATTTTCTTTCCGCTTCAAGATTTATACTTAAAGAATATCTATAGTAGAAATTCTTTTTAAGAACGAAAAACGGTTAGCGACACTATGCAAACTGGAATCGCGTAACCTAATTTTCTAAAGCGGCATTTATTCTTCTTGAAGTAATTTTAGGAGCTTGGTATTTCGATCTGAAGGGTATTTATTCAACAATATTTTGGCTTCCTCGAATTCCCCTTTCTTTATTTTTGCCAATGCGGTATAATAAGCAGCATCTTCTTTAAAGATACCTTGTTGGAAACGTGTTTCATTTTGAAGAAATTTTAATGATTTGTCCGCATTGCCCAATGCCAAATTTGCTACTCCCAAAAAGTAATTTACAGTGTCGTTTTCTGGGTTATCCTTTATTAAAACTTCCCATTTCGCAATGGCTTCATTGTAATTTTCTTGTTTATAATCCAGCATTCCTTCATAAAATTCTAAGTTGTTTGTAGCACCCATTTTCAAGGGCAACCCAATGTCTGGCTTAAAGTTTTCAGCAAAGATTTTTTCTGAGGTGGAGTTGCTTTGCATCATCCAAAAAATACCTATTAATCCAACCATTACTGCGGCAATAGAATACCATAAAATCTTGGAATTTAAGTTGCGGGCAGGGAGCTTTCTTACATCCGTACCTCTTTCTGCAACTCGCACTTGACTGTGAAATTCTTTAATTTTTGATTGCCGAATGCTGTCCTCAATTTCTTCCTTTACTTTTTTAATGTGTTCTATTTTTTTCTTTACGTCTGGGATTTGAGTAAGTTTTTCATTCAACATTGTTGCATTATCTGAAGCCTCGTTTTGGTCCAGATAAGTTTCAATTATATCCCATTCTAATGGGTTTATGTCAATTTGGGATTTCATTCTTTAAGTTTACTTTTTTTATTTTATTTTTACTGACTACTGACTACTGACTACTGACTACTGACTACTGACTACTGACTACTGACTACTGACTACTGACTACTGACTACTGACTACTGACTACTGACTACTGACTACTGACTACTGACTACTGACTACTGAATACTGACTACTGACTACTTTTTTCTAAGGCCAATTCCTTTAACTTTTGAATGCACCTATATTTCTTATTCTTTGCAGAGGCTTCTTCTATTTTTAGACTTTCCGCAATGATCCGCAGCGACAGTTTATCAAAATAAAACTGCGTAAGCAAATCCTTGCAGGCTTGTCCAAGATTTTCAAAAGCGGTCAAGGTTATGGATAGTTGTTCGTCTTCTTTTTCTAACTCGCCTATTTGTGTTGTTTCGTCTGCTTCAAGTTTATACATATTTTCATCTATAGAAACTGTTTTCTTTTTGTTCACATTTCTAGTTAAGTCTATCCATTTATTTTTAGCGATTGTAAATAGATATGCCTCTATTTCTTTTTTATTTTTTGGTCTGAATTTTCCCGTGCTCAATTTTTTCCAACAAGCAAAATATGCTTCCTGAAAAACATCGTTGGCATTATCTAAAGTGCCTCCATTTTTAAGAATGTAATATTTGGTTTTAGGATATTCAGTAATATAAAACGCTCTAATGGGTGCTTCTTTATTATTTAAAAAAGCGTCCAGCAATGCAAATTGATCTTGAGTAAGTGTATCTTCCATAGAATAGGTACGGAAATATACAATTTTTTTTAGTCAATGTTGCGACTCAATTTAATTACGATTTATGATCTATCTTCAAATTAAACTTCATGATTTACCTCGTTTAATTGGATAACGAAGGAATGAAAAAAGGTCATCAATTTTTAGAGGAAAGAGGAAAGAATAGAGAAAAAAGACGGATGACCGAGGCCAGATGACAGAAAAGATGAGTTCGTTAATCTTTACTGTAATAAAAAATGCCTCATATTTCAGGGGCATTTCCGGTTGGTTTACAACCTTACAAGCTATTGAACGATCTATTGTTTTATAATCCTTAAAGTGTTTGATCCTTCTTTAGCAGTGCTTATTTCTCGTCCCACTGTTTTTAGAACTATATTCCTACATCGAAACAGTTTTGAAATGTCATCGCTTTAATTGAAAAGAAGTTTATTTTTGTTTTTTAAAGGAAACGAGATTGAAGGGAAACACGAACCAAGACTATGATTGAAAAACAATTTATTTCAAAGCTGTCCGCCAATTCATTGGAAGAAAAGTTTAAAACATTGGAAAAAGGTGCTGTTTCCTGGCAATCGCCCAGTAACATTGCCTTAGTAAAATATTGGGGTAAATATGGTGAACAATTGCCTATGAATGCCTCGGTTAGTTTTACGTTGAAGAATTGCAACACTAAAACTTTGTTGTCTTTTGAAAAGAAGAATTCTGAAGGTTTTGATTTTGAAGTTTTTCTAGACGGAAAAAGAGAAGTTTCTTTCGAACCGAAGATTCTGAAATTCTTTGAAAGAGTTGAAGTGTCTTTACCATTTCTAAAAAATTATAAATTTAAAATTAAAACCACTAACAGTTTTCCACATAGTAGCGGTATTGCTTCATCTGCCAGCGGGATGAGTGCGCTAGCGCTTTGTTTAATGGATATGGAAAGGCAATTTCAGCCAGAAATTTCGGAAGCTTATTTCAATGAAAAAGCATCTTTTCTTTCGCGATTAGGTTCAGGAAGTGCCTGTAGAAGCATTGAGGGCCCGCTAATTGTTTGGGGCGAACATCCCGAAATTGAAGGTAGTAGCAATCTCTTCGGAAGTAAATATCCATTTGAAGTTCACGAAAATTTCAAAAATTATCAAGACACAATTCTGCTCGTTGACAAAGGTGAAAAGCAAGTTAGCAGCACAATTGGTCACGATTTAATGCACAACCATCCTTTTGCCGAACAACGATTTAAACAAGCAAACGATAATCTTTCAAAACTAATCCCAGTTTTTAAAAATGGCGACCTTCCAGAATTCATAAAAATTGTAGAAAGTGAAGCATTATCTCTTCACGCAATGATGCTAACCTCAATGCCTTATTTTATCTTGATGAAACCAAACACTTTGGAAATCATCAATCGCATTTGGAAGTTTAGAAATGAAACTGGAAGCAACGTTTGTTTTACACTAGATGCTGGAGCCAATGTACACGTGCTTTATCCTGAAATTGAAAAAAAGGCCATTTCAGAATTCATTAAAAAAGAACTCTCTCAATTCTGTAAAAATGGTGAGTTTATTGAAGATAAGGTTGGTTTGGGGGCTGAAAGAATATCGAACACTAAATTTTAAATAATGAATAACAAAGTTTTGAACTTGGAATGTACTTCGATATTCATTATTCTACGGTTCAATTTTCAGAGTTAATCCTGTTTGTTACGTTTGTATTGAAATATTAAAATTAGCAAGGCGAGCGCTACAATTACCGCTAAAACATACCACCACCAAGCCACGCTATTGCTTAAATCTATTGGTGTAGTATCACCAATTAAAACCAATCCTGCCCAATACTGTGGCGCTGATGTTCTACCTTCGGCTGTTGCTAGATAGCTAAGTTTCGCTTTTCGTAAGGCTTCATCTTTTGGCATTCCTTCAGAAAGGTTATTATAAAAAAACCTAACTATTTTTGCGCTGGATTCTTCATCTATTTCCCAAAGACTGGTCAAGATACTTTCGCTGCCTGCATAATTAAAAGCGTGTGCCAAAGAAATCATTCCTTCACCAGCTTGGTAGGTTGGTTTTCCAGTTTCGCAAGCAGTGAGAATGGCAAGATTTGAAGATAAATCTATGTTGTAGATTTCGTAGGAATACAGCGAGTTTTCATCATAATTCTCTTTGCCATCCGTCGTTTTTGCAAAAATGAGACGACTCAATTCTGGGCTAATGTTATTGCTTTCGGCGTGAGTACCAATGTGAATTATTTTGTGCTCCTTTGCTTTATTTATAAACAGATCCTTACTGGCGTTTTCGTTTATAAAGTAATTACCGTCAAAAACTTTGGCGTATTGTTTCACCAAATCTTCACTAAATGGCTGCGGTAAAAGCGTTAAATATGTTTTATCCAACGCCATGGAGTCTTCGATTGTAAGTTTGTACTCCTCTTTCATTTTATTATTAAAACCCGGCGCAAAGGCTATAAATTCTGAAGAATAATCCGCAACCTTCCTTTTGTCTTTATAAAGTAGCAAACTAAAATTATAGGAAATATCATACTTAGCCAATAAACTTATAGTTGCCATTTCCTTAAAATTACGCATCGGTTTTGTGGTAAGCGTTTCAAAACTAAGATTGAAAAGCTCGCGATCTGGCACAATTACTACTTTCTGGGTTTGTACATACTTTTCCAATGGAAACCATAAGGCGCGGTACAATTCATAAAGAATGGGACGCATTTTTTCAACTGAAAACTCATCATTTTGTAGTTTGGGAATA comes from Aequorivita sublithincola DSM 14238 and encodes:
- a CDS encoding RNA polymerase sigma factor codes for the protein MEDTLTQDQFALLDAFLNNKEAPIRAFYITEYPKTKYYILKNGGTLDNANDVFQEAYFACWKKLSTGKFRPKNKKEIEAYLFTIAKNKWIDLTRNVNKKKTVSIDENMYKLEADETTQIGELEKEDEQLSITLTAFENLGQACKDLLTQFYFDKLSLRIIAESLKIEEASAKNKKYRCIQKLKELALEKSSQ
- a CDS encoding diphosphomevalonate/mevalonate 3,5-bisphosphate decarboxylase family protein produces the protein MIEKQFISKLSANSLEEKFKTLEKGAVSWQSPSNIALVKYWGKYGEQLPMNASVSFTLKNCNTKTLLSFEKKNSEGFDFEVFLDGKREVSFEPKILKFFERVEVSLPFLKNYKFKIKTTNSFPHSSGIASSASGMSALALCLMDMERQFQPEISEAYFNEKASFLSRLGSGSACRSIEGPLIVWGEHPEIEGSSNLFGSKYPFEVHENFKNYQDTILLVDKGEKQVSSTIGHDLMHNHPFAEQRFKQANDNLSKLIPVFKNGDLPEFIKIVESEALSLHAMMLTSMPYFILMKPNTLEIINRIWKFRNETGSNVCFTLDAGANVHVLYPEIEKKAISEFIKKELSQFCKNGEFIEDKVGLGAERISNTKF
- a CDS encoding tetratricopeptide repeat protein — encoded protein: MKSQIDINPLEWDIIETYLDQNEASDNATMLNEKLTQIPDVKKKIEHIKKVKEEIEDSIRQSKIKEFHSQVRVAERGTDVRKLPARNLNSKILWYSIAAVMVGLIGIFWMMQSNSTSEKIFAENFKPDIGLPLKMGATNNLEFYEGMLDYKQENYNEAIAKWEVLIKDNPENDTVNYFLGVANLALGNADKSLKFLQNETRFQQGIFKEDAAYYTALAKIKKGEFEEAKILLNKYPSDRNTKLLKLLQEE